From the genome of Gemmatimonadales bacterium, one region includes:
- a CDS encoding HD domain-containing phosphohydrolase — translation MRLIGTAARPAGSAADLLRDAKGHDRAGRVTEAIRGYDSVIRVGQESGELEIVAEAYRCLSVLHHRRNQPALARSLCQASHKLAAQLGNQLLVAQALNARASMAFENGDMADARTWYADALAAGSGDSALVARIEQNLGILNNIEGDYASALTHYEHSLDAYQRAGDENGRALAHHNLGMLNADRKQWDTADGHFRQSFDLAQRTDDVHLQGLCLLNHAEVHLARCLYDDAKTSAEAALKLFDKVEAELDKADAYRMLGVMYRETGRPVLAEARLQAALDLARRTGSVLSEAEATREMAVLCQAQNRNIEALTQLHAAHQLFSRLNARTDAVDVNGKREELENTYLQVLRNWGQSIESADTYTYGHCERVATYATAVARALGLDDVQQTTIRLGAYLHDVGKVKVPHEILNKPGQLSRSEFKIIAMHPVWGIEMLEEVEFPWDIKPIIRWHHEKYDGTGYPDRLEGDNIPVTAQIVGVADVWDALTSARSYRPALDRETALGIMAKSQGHWRPDVYQAFMRAAETMGTAEMWVEEAAA, via the coding sequence ATGCGGCTCATAGGCACGGCGGCGCGCCCTGCAGGATCGGCGGCGGATCTTCTCCGCGACGCCAAGGGACACGACCGTGCCGGCCGGGTGACGGAAGCAATCCGTGGGTACGATTCCGTCATCCGGGTCGGGCAGGAGAGCGGCGAACTCGAGATCGTGGCCGAAGCCTATCGGTGCCTGAGCGTCCTGCATCACCGCCGCAACCAGCCGGCACTCGCCCGGTCGCTCTGCCAGGCGAGTCACAAGCTTGCCGCGCAACTCGGCAATCAGCTCCTCGTGGCGCAGGCGCTGAATGCCCGGGCCAGCATGGCCTTCGAGAACGGCGACATGGCGGACGCGCGCACCTGGTACGCGGACGCGCTTGCCGCCGGCAGCGGCGATTCCGCCCTCGTGGCTCGGATCGAGCAGAATCTCGGCATCCTCAACAACATCGAAGGTGACTACGCCAGCGCATTGACGCATTACGAGCACTCACTCGACGCGTACCAGCGGGCGGGGGATGAGAACGGACGTGCGCTGGCGCATCACAACCTCGGGATGCTCAACGCCGACCGAAAGCAATGGGACACGGCCGACGGTCATTTCCGGCAGAGCTTCGACCTCGCTCAACGGACCGATGACGTCCACCTGCAGGGGCTCTGCCTCCTCAATCATGCCGAGGTGCATCTCGCCCGATGCCTGTACGACGACGCGAAGACCAGCGCCGAAGCGGCGCTCAAGCTCTTCGACAAGGTCGAAGCGGAACTCGACAAGGCTGACGCGTACCGGATGCTCGGCGTCATGTATCGCGAAACGGGGCGGCCGGTCCTCGCCGAAGCGCGGCTTCAGGCAGCACTCGATCTGGCGCGGCGTACCGGGTCGGTCCTGAGCGAGGCGGAAGCCACGCGTGAGATGGCGGTGCTCTGCCAGGCGCAGAACCGCAACATCGAAGCACTGACGCAGCTGCACGCGGCGCATCAGCTCTTTTCGCGCCTCAATGCGCGCACCGACGCGGTCGACGTCAACGGCAAGCGCGAGGAACTGGAAAACACCTATCTCCAGGTGCTTCGCAACTGGGGCCAGTCGATCGAATCAGCCGACACCTACACATACGGTCATTGCGAGCGCGTCGCGACCTATGCGACCGCCGTGGCTCGGGCGCTTGGCCTCGACGACGTGCAGCAGACAACGATCCGGCTCGGCGCGTACCTGCACGACGTCGGCAAGGTGAAGGTCCCGCATGAAATCCTCAACAAGCCGGGGCAGCTGAGCCGTTCGGAATTCAAGATCATCGCGATGCACCCCGTGTGGGGGATCGAGATGCTCGAAGAAGTCGAATTCCCCTGGGACATCAAGCCGATCATCCGCTGGCATCATGAGAAGTACGATGGCACCGGCTATCCCGACCGCCTCGAAGGCGACAACATTCCGGTGACGGCGCAGATCGTCGGCGTCGCCGATGTGTGGGACGCGCTCACGTCGGCGCGCAGCTATCGCCCGGCGCTCGATCGGGAGACGGCGCTCGGGATCATGGCGAAGAGCCAGGGGCATTGGCGCCCGGACGTCTATCAGGCGTTCATGCGCGCGGCCGAGACGATGGGAACCGCGGAGATGTGGGTCGAGGAAGCCGCCGCGTAG